The nucleotide window CCTACGCGATCCAGGCGGGAATCGAAAAGTACTCGTCCGATAGTTTATTCGGCTGGAAGATCGCGGCAACCAGCGAGGCCGGACAAAAGCACATCAACGTCGACGGGCCGATGGCCGGGCGCATTCTGGCCGAGACCATCATCCCCGACGGCGGAACGGCTTCGATGGCAGGCAACGAAATGCGCGTCGCCGAACCCGAATTCGCCTTTCGCATGCGCGTGGATCTGCCGACGCGCTCCACTCCCTATACAATGCAGCAGGTTCTCGATGCAGTCGACACGCTGCATCCGGCCATTGAAATTCCGGATTCGCGGTTTGCCGATTTCGTCAGTGCCGGCGCCGAACAGATCATCGCCGACAATGCCTGCGCGCATCTGTTCGTGCTCGGGCCTGCCGCAACAGTCGATTGGCGTTCAATGGACCTCGTCGAGGAACGGCCCGTCATCACGATGCGCGGCGATAAATTCATTGGCCACGGCAAGAACGTGTTGGGCGACCCACGAGCTGCACTGACCTGGCTCGCCAACGAACTGCGCCAGCTTGGCGTGACATTGAAAGCCGGCCGCGTCGTCACCACCGGCACCTGCCATCCACCGCTGCCGATTCAATCCGGCGATTTCTGCGCCGTCGATTTTGGTCCGCTCGGAAAGGTGTCGGTGGGGTTCGAATAAGTGTTGCTCACAGTCAGTGTCGTCTCTGCGAACGCAGGGACGACGGCACAGACTTCTATCGCGCGCCAAAAATCGCCGAGCCGACGCGCACATGCGTCGCACCCATCTGGATCGCGACGGCAAAATCGGCGCTCATGCCCATCGACAGATTTTTCAGCCCGTTGCGCGCGGCGATCTTGGCCGTCAACGCGAAATGCGGCGCCGGCGCCTCGTTGACCGGTGGAATGCACATCAAGCCGGAAATGACCAGACCGTATTTATC belongs to Bradyrhizobium icense and includes:
- a CDS encoding 2-keto-4-pentenoate hydratase: MLDRKAITAASKTLHDHWRAGTKFSGLDESLRPRDRIEAYAIQAGIEKYSSDSLFGWKIAATSEAGQKHINVDGPMAGRILAETIIPDGGTASMAGNEMRVAEPEFAFRMRVDLPTRSTPYTMQQVLDAVDTLHPAIEIPDSRFADFVSAGAEQIIADNACAHLFVLGPAATVDWRSMDLVEERPVITMRGDKFIGHGKNVLGDPRAALTWLANELRQLGVTLKAGRVVTTGTCHPPLPIQSGDFCAVDFGPLGKVSVGFE